In the genome of Planctomycetia bacterium, one region contains:
- a CDS encoding terpene cyclase/mutase family protein, giving the protein MHSAVQVDDAETETQKVLAKYKPTVDAGLQWLARNQSRDGHWEVAPGGSHPIPMTALAGMALLAEGSTMSQGKYSREIELAVEYLLGRVTRKTGLIGRADDAREQQRYMYGHGFGTMFLAQVYGEEPDGARRKEMEKVLTAAVQFIGKAQTNLGGWGYVSAADGSDFDEGSVTITQLQALRACKNAGIPVPKEVIDKAGEYLRKSSVVFHKSGNPMTEEAGVTYSLRGGGGGGIRPPLTAAGICCMFSSGEYNNELALKWINYCQKYIPVDKSGRDSFGHWEYTHLYYAQVMYVLGEDRHAKMRPDLAQKEADGEKKLLKWSRYREVVFDYLAGKQAPDGSWNSGAVGPVYSTALHLIILQLDKGCLPIYQR; this is encoded by the coding sequence ATGCATTCCGCAGTCCAGGTTGATGATGCGGAAACGGAAACGCAGAAAGTGCTGGCCAAGTACAAACCAACCGTGGATGCCGGGCTGCAATGGCTGGCCAGAAACCAGTCTCGGGATGGTCACTGGGAAGTGGCTCCGGGTGGTTCGCATCCCATACCCATGACAGCACTGGCAGGTATGGCACTCCTGGCGGAAGGCAGCACCATGTCGCAGGGAAAATATTCTCGCGAAATCGAACTCGCCGTCGAATACCTGCTCGGTAGAGTCACACGTAAAACGGGTTTGATCGGTCGCGCTGATGATGCCCGCGAACAGCAGCGCTATATGTACGGCCACGGCTTCGGCACCATGTTCCTGGCACAGGTATATGGCGAAGAACCAGACGGCGCACGACGCAAGGAAATGGAAAAGGTACTGACAGCTGCGGTACAATTCATTGGCAAAGCCCAGACCAATCTGGGTGGCTGGGGTTATGTCTCCGCTGCCGATGGCAGTGATTTTGACGAAGGCTCGGTGACCATTACCCAGTTGCAGGCGTTGCGTGCCTGCAAGAATGCAGGCATACCCGTACCGAAGGAGGTTATCGACAAAGCAGGTGAATACCTTCGAAAATCATCTGTGGTCTTTCACAAGTCAGGCAATCCCATGACGGAAGAAGCAGGTGTGACCTACAGTTTGCGTGGCGGTGGAGGCGGCGGAATTCGCCCGCCACTGACGGCTGCCGGCATCTGCTGCATGTTTTCTTCCGGTGAGTACAACAACGAACTTGCTCTCAAGTGGATCAATTACTGTCAGAAGTACATCCCCGTGGATAAATCAGGTCGAGACAGCTTCGGGCACTGGGAATACACCCATCTGTATTATGCCCAGGTGATGTATGTTCTTGGTGAAGATCGCCATGCCAAAATGAGACCTGACCTGGCTCAGAAAGAAGCAGATGGCGAGAAGAAGCTGCTCAAGTGGAGCCGGTATCGTGAAGTGGTGTTTGATTATCTGGCAGGCAAACAGGCGCCGGATGGTTCCTGGAATTCAGGTGCTGTGGGGCCGGTCTACTCCACCGCGCTGCACCTGATCATCTTGCAGCTCGATAAAGGTTGTCTCCCCATTTATCAGCGCTAG
- a CDS encoding MoxR family ATPase, translating to MVSRNSANNAPLGQDDLSEARKLQETFQSIKVQLARVIVGQDMVIEQLLIALFSKGHVILEGVPGLAKTLLISTLSRCLSLEFSRVQFTPDLMPSDITGTEVIQENRTTGGREFKFLQGPLFANIILADEINRTPPKTQAALLEAMQERQVTVGRTRHQLPSPFFVLATQNPIEQEGTYPLPEAQQDRFMFKVFVSYPSFKEEFEIARRTTGLQVEELQPVLSGDEILHLQSLVRRVPVSDHAINYALALVRQTRVKQDGSPDYVKNWLDWGAGPRAVQFLILGAKARALLYGRTHVQTEDLAALALPVLRHRILTNFAAVSDGITTDKVIERLVQDTPLKESDLTRDARFQKIFAS from the coding sequence ATGGTGAGTCGCAACAGTGCCAATAACGCCCCGCTGGGTCAGGATGATCTGAGTGAAGCCAGAAAACTTCAGGAGACATTCCAGTCGATCAAAGTACAGCTTGCACGTGTCATCGTCGGGCAGGACATGGTCATCGAACAGTTGCTGATCGCACTGTTCAGCAAAGGGCACGTCATTCTGGAAGGTGTACCGGGTCTGGCCAAGACCTTGCTCATCAGCACGTTGTCCCGCTGCCTGTCACTGGAATTCAGTCGTGTGCAGTTCACACCGGATCTGATGCCTTCGGATATCACCGGCACGGAAGTTATTCAGGAAAACCGCACTACCGGAGGACGTGAATTCAAGTTCCTGCAGGGGCCGCTGTTTGCCAACATCATTCTGGCGGATGAAATCAACCGTACGCCGCCCAAAACACAGGCTGCATTACTGGAAGCGATGCAGGAACGACAGGTTACCGTGGGCCGAACCCGCCATCAGTTGCCCAGTCCGTTCTTTGTGCTGGCCACGCAGAACCCCATTGAACAGGAAGGCACATATCCACTGCCCGAAGCCCAGCAGGATCGCTTCATGTTCAAGGTTTTTGTTTCCTATCCCAGCTTCAAGGAAGAATTCGAAATTGCAAGGCGTACCACTGGGCTGCAGGTGGAAGAACTGCAGCCTGTGCTATCCGGCGATGAAATTCTGCATCTGCAGAGCCTGGTACGCCGGGTACCAGTCAGCGATCATGCCATCAACTATGCTCTAGCCCTGGTCAGGCAGACTCGTGTGAAACAGGATGGCTCTCCTGATTATGTTAAAAACTGGCTCGATTGGGGCGCTGGTCCGCGTGCTGTGCAGTTTCTCATTCTAGGCGCCAAAGCTCGGGCACTGCTGTATGGCCGCACCCATGTCCAGACGGAAGACCTGGCTGCCTTGGCGCTACCCGTTTTGCGACATCGCATCCTGACCAACTTTGCTGCAGTTTCTGATGGCATTACCACCGACAAGGTGATTGAACGCCTGGTGCAGGATACTCCACTGAAAGAAAGTGACCTGACCCGTGATGCACGGTTTCAGAAAATCTTTGCTTCTTAA
- a CDS encoding DUF58 domain-containing protein, which translates to MTENPRRFLSPQAISRISRLDLRARRVVEGFISGMHKSPFFGHSVEFVQHRDYTPGDDIRHLDWKVWSKTDRFYIKQFEAETNLRAMLLLDVSESMRYGRGPMTKYDYACTMAASLAYMLLHQGDAVGCMTFDNQLRQAVPARSHLTHLDSILQSMHVSKPAEKTNLKSILQRVSESLPGRGMVILISDLLTDRPELFAGLDLIRHRRHDVIVFHVLDEDEVNFDFQGTTRFLGMEAMPDLVCDPRALRQGYLEVLNEYLDEVRRGCASHGIEYSLIRTSDYLDAVLARFLASRMALRGRK; encoded by the coding sequence ATGACTGAAAATCCACGACGATTTTTGAGCCCCCAGGCTATTTCGCGGATATCCCGCCTGGATCTGCGTGCCCGGCGTGTTGTCGAGGGCTTCATCAGCGGCATGCACAAAAGCCCGTTCTTCGGCCACTCGGTCGAGTTTGTCCAGCATCGCGATTACACCCCCGGCGATGATATCCGCCATCTCGATTGGAAAGTCTGGTCCAAGACAGATCGCTTTTACATTAAGCAGTTTGAGGCAGAAACCAACCTGCGGGCCATGCTCCTGCTTGATGTCAGCGAATCGATGCGTTACGGCCGTGGCCCGATGACCAAGTACGATTATGCCTGCACCATGGCTGCTTCGCTGGCGTATATGCTTTTGCACCAGGGCGATGCCGTCGGCTGCATGACGTTTGATAATCAGTTGCGACAGGCAGTACCGGCTCGCAGCCATCTGACCCATCTCGATTCCATCCTGCAGTCCATGCATGTCAGCAAGCCTGCCGAAAAAACCAATTTGAAATCGATCCTGCAGCGAGTCTCGGAAAGCCTGCCTGGCCGAGGTATGGTCATCCTGATTTCCGATCTGCTGACAGACCGGCCTGAACTGTTTGCCGGGCTTGATCTGATCCGCCATCGTCGACATGATGTCATCGTCTTTCATGTACTCGATGAAGATGAAGTGAACTTCGATTTTCAGGGCACCACCCGGTTTCTCGGTATGGAGGCCATGCCCGATCTGGTGTGCGACCCGCGAGCACTGAGGCAGGGATACCTTGAAGTGCTGAATGAATATCTCGATGAAGTGCGACGAGGCTGTGCGTCGCATGGCATTGAATACTCGCTCATCCGTACGAGCGATTATCTGGATGCGGTGCTGGCCCGCTTCCTGGCTTCCCGCATGGCACTGCGTGGCAGAAAGTAA
- a CDS encoding VWA domain-containing protein — protein MEFIWRRLQEPPELFGIPLSFDPYWWLAVLIPLLLIAFVLIILNCRRESRTIGMKWASLLALLRIGVCLVIAIVWLLPAMRQVTLSEQQSKVALLFDVSASVTETSDQSASEEPGALRLTRQEELMALLQKAMPATPGAPVQPDFLTKLLEKNPLVCYRFGDTLDAEPWQIAANTRPSLGKWKSLLFPGQPITLDEVPPADLMTSLSDLATQAQAEQQSGQASRAKSLVDAFERISAERKTLQNRLPERTNLGTAVRELLQKEKGQLQGVIIFSDGKSTAGSSQDLKEALSLARQDNVPIFTVGLGSAQSIPNLRLVDVLAPARVQPEDDFPVRVAVEGDNLTAGQAASVILQVEKPGEAPSDLPAQQVNLLQAAGQQSRGTAEFRITNPKKIKGEWKFRARVVPVAGERTRADNSSTDASLVKVEDRKLSVLLFASAATREYQFVRSLLVREAEKFEFSIVLQSAQNGTVQDIDPKRLLDRFPTVLRARDADPNNLGNYDVVVAFDPDWRYLLAKEDSMGRESSQELLRRWVQEQGGGLVTIAGPVNTFNLVRDPELAIIQNLYPVIFDDSPDALHILDRSNREPWALNWDPSASSQPYLDLNDSSSPGNFFEGWNAFFDLQKQGDVPQIDMPSSRGFFSYFPVRQVRAGAQVLARYGDPNRKAQTPQGERQPFFVLSKSVKGNVFYIGSGETYRLRSFSEKYHERFWTKLLRAMGKRESSRGLLMVSGRHHEGDTVLVEAELLDNDLKPLAADPQSPVILQVKAPPAARDVPREWAEGMPMQQDMGKPGAYSSRLLVKSAGKYIVELRVPGTGEKLTASFIVETSDPERDNTRPDHALLHRMASVSQVVTLLDEKKRPAFMEALLDARQRMTADARNAPGGAVANLTAENETDRLYFSLNSMMWITECLDSHIVPYSTEGKVYDLWDKGISVLNHLDQPDKADGISWALWLIGALLGTEWLIRKLLRLA, from the coding sequence ATGGAATTCATCTGGCGCCGCCTGCAGGAGCCGCCCGAGTTGTTCGGCATTCCACTCTCGTTTGATCCCTACTGGTGGCTGGCGGTTCTCATCCCGCTGCTGCTGATTGCCTTCGTACTGATCATCCTGAACTGTCGCCGCGAGAGTCGGACGATTGGTATGAAGTGGGCCAGCCTGCTCGCCCTGTTACGCATCGGCGTTTGTCTCGTCATTGCCATAGTCTGGCTGTTGCCCGCCATGCGGCAGGTAACTCTCAGCGAACAACAGTCGAAAGTGGCTTTGCTGTTCGACGTTTCTGCCAGCGTCACGGAAACCAGCGACCAGAGTGCTTCTGAGGAACCCGGTGCATTACGACTGACCAGACAGGAAGAACTCATGGCATTGCTGCAAAAAGCAATGCCTGCAACTCCGGGTGCGCCTGTTCAACCCGATTTTCTAACCAAACTTCTCGAGAAAAACCCATTAGTTTGCTATCGCTTTGGTGATACGCTCGATGCTGAACCATGGCAGATTGCTGCGAACACGCGGCCTAGTCTGGGAAAATGGAAATCGCTTCTGTTTCCCGGCCAGCCAATCACGCTTGATGAAGTACCACCTGCTGATTTGATGACTTCCCTCAGCGATCTGGCGACACAAGCACAAGCTGAACAGCAATCAGGGCAGGCATCACGTGCCAAATCCCTCGTGGATGCATTTGAACGTATTTCTGCTGAACGCAAGACGCTGCAGAATCGCTTGCCGGAACGTACCAATCTGGGTACCGCAGTACGTGAATTGCTCCAGAAAGAGAAAGGGCAGTTGCAGGGAGTCATTATCTTTTCCGATGGCAAATCAACCGCTGGTTCCAGTCAGGATTTGAAGGAAGCACTCAGCCTGGCTCGTCAAGATAATGTACCCATCTTCACGGTAGGTCTTGGCTCAGCACAGTCGATTCCCAATCTCCGCCTGGTGGATGTGCTTGCGCCCGCCCGCGTTCAGCCCGAAGACGACTTCCCCGTTCGCGTGGCAGTGGAAGGTGATAACCTGACTGCAGGTCAAGCCGCCTCGGTCATTCTGCAGGTAGAGAAGCCTGGTGAAGCGCCATCCGATCTGCCGGCGCAGCAGGTCAATCTCCTGCAGGCTGCCGGACAGCAATCGCGAGGAACTGCGGAATTCCGCATTACCAACCCGAAAAAGATCAAGGGAGAATGGAAATTCCGGGCTCGAGTCGTGCCCGTGGCAGGTGAACGCACTCGTGCCGATAATAGTTCAACCGATGCAAGTCTAGTCAAGGTTGAGGACCGTAAGTTGAGTGTGCTGCTCTTCGCCTCAGCAGCTACCAGAGAATATCAGTTTGTCCGCAGCCTGCTGGTGCGTGAAGCGGAAAAGTTTGAATTCAGCATCGTGCTGCAATCCGCCCAGAATGGCACTGTCCAGGATATTGATCCCAAGCGGTTACTGGATCGATTCCCCACCGTGCTGCGTGCGAGAGACGCAGACCCCAACAACCTCGGCAATTATGATGTCGTGGTGGCATTCGATCCGGACTGGCGATACCTGCTGGCAAAAGAAGACAGCATGGGCAGGGAATCGAGTCAGGAACTGCTGCGTCGCTGGGTGCAGGAACAGGGCGGCGGGCTGGTTACCATAGCCGGCCCGGTGAATACCTTCAACCTGGTGCGCGATCCGGAACTCGCAATTATTCAGAATCTCTACCCGGTGATCTTTGATGATTCTCCCGATGCCCTGCATATCCTGGATCGGTCCAACCGTGAACCCTGGGCTTTGAACTGGGACCCCAGTGCCAGCAGTCAGCCCTACCTGGATCTCAATGATTCGAGTTCGCCAGGAAACTTTTTCGAAGGGTGGAATGCCTTTTTCGATCTGCAGAAACAGGGAGATGTACCACAGATAGATATGCCTTCCTCGCGAGGCTTCTTCAGTTATTTCCCTGTCAGACAGGTGCGTGCAGGCGCCCAGGTGCTGGCACGCTATGGCGATCCGAATCGCAAGGCGCAGACTCCGCAGGGTGAACGTCAGCCTTTCTTCGTCCTTTCCAAATCGGTCAAAGGGAATGTCTTCTACATTGGTTCCGGCGAAACGTATCGCTTGCGCAGCTTCAGTGAAAAGTATCACGAACGGTTCTGGACCAAGCTGCTGCGTGCCATGGGCAAACGTGAATCCTCACGTGGCCTGCTCATGGTCAGTGGAAGACATCATGAAGGTGATACCGTTCTGGTGGAGGCGGAACTGCTGGATAATGATCTGAAGCCACTGGCCGCCGATCCCCAGTCGCCGGTAATCCTGCAGGTCAAGGCGCCGCCAGCAGCTCGAGATGTTCCCAGGGAGTGGGCCGAAGGCATGCCCATGCAGCAGGATATGGGAAAGCCCGGTGCTTACTCCAGTCGGCTTCTCGTCAAGTCAGCTGGGAAGTATATTGTTGAATTAAGGGTGCCTGGCACGGGAGAAAAACTGACTGCCAGCTTCATCGTCGAAACAAGTGACCCGGAACGGGACAATACCCGGCCTGATCATGCATTGCTGCATCGCATGGCTTCAGTCAGCCAGGTTGTCACCCTGCTTGATGAGAAAAAGAGACCAGCTTTCATGGAAGCACTGCTGGATGCCCGTCAACGCATGACCGCTGATGCCAGAAATGCTCCTGGCGGTGCTGTCGCCAATCTTACTGCAGAGAATGAAACAGATCGTCTTTACTTTTCACTGAATTCGATGATGTGGATCACTGAATGCCTGGACAGTCATATTGTCCCCTACAGTACCGAAGGCAAAGTGTACGATTTGTGGGACAAAGGCATTTCCGTTCTGAATCATCTTGATCAGCCTGACAAGGCTGATGGTATTTCCTGGGCGCTTTGGCTGATAGGTGCACTGCTCGGCACAGAATGGCTGATTCGCAAACTTCTCAGGTTGGCCTGA
- a CDS encoding NPCBM/NEW2 domain-containing protein: MANRAPSLLAESTVVNTSRFRLLLLVCCVLTGLFSSLQAGEIRTIDGANHVGEITSLDSSEVKLRSGEGDKITSFPLKEVISIDWNNAARNVTRVPYLKVKLIDGTLIYCLTLEMKAKQIELLLINGHRWTVTFDQVHVIVCDAQDTASLAAFEALEAERPREDVIRVQSREGNNIEPYQGLIQEANAQGTRLVFKAVGLDQASNIDVARLRGLYFHRSSVGVGPQAIARIYDTFGNCFTATAWQWGKSDCTLTTQLGKQLVLPNSTITKMDLTPGKLVYLSDLEPLKVEESPILADLFRYRKDKNLEGGPLSVGRRVYEKGLALHSRTILEYDIKGYSSFRCTLGLDDAMAGSAHALVRIEGDDKVLLSTNINSRENKPQQVNVDIKGLQKLRIVVDYGEDLDLGDHINLADARLIK; this comes from the coding sequence ATGGCCAACCGTGCCCCTAGTCTGTTGGCGGAGTCAACGGTAGTGAATACATCCCGATTTCGACTTCTTCTACTCGTCTGTTGTGTTCTCACCGGCCTATTCTCATCATTGCAAGCCGGGGAAATCAGAACCATTGATGGCGCAAATCATGTCGGCGAAATTACCTCGCTCGACTCCTCGGAGGTCAAACTCCGCAGCGGCGAAGGCGACAAGATCACCTCCTTCCCGCTGAAAGAGGTTATTTCCATCGACTGGAACAATGCAGCACGCAACGTGACTCGTGTTCCCTATCTCAAAGTAAAACTCATTGACGGCACGCTGATCTATTGCCTCACGCTTGAGATGAAAGCCAAGCAGATTGAACTGCTGCTCATCAACGGCCATCGTTGGACAGTGACATTCGATCAAGTTCATGTCATTGTGTGTGATGCACAGGATACCGCATCGCTGGCTGCTTTTGAAGCTCTCGAAGCAGAACGTCCCAGGGAAGATGTTATTCGTGTTCAAAGCCGTGAAGGCAACAACATAGAGCCATACCAGGGCCTGATACAGGAAGCCAATGCCCAGGGAACCCGGCTGGTTTTCAAAGCTGTAGGCCTCGATCAGGCATCCAATATTGATGTAGCCCGCCTGCGAGGACTCTATTTTCACCGCTCGAGTGTTGGTGTTGGCCCCCAGGCCATTGCCCGCATTTACGATACATTTGGCAATTGCTTTACCGCAACCGCTTGGCAGTGGGGCAAATCAGATTGCACTCTCACCACGCAACTCGGCAAACAACTGGTGTTACCCAATTCCACTATTACCAAGATGGATTTGACTCCCGGCAAGCTGGTCTATCTCTCCGATCTGGAGCCGCTGAAAGTCGAAGAGTCGCCTATTCTGGCTGACCTCTTTCGTTACCGCAAAGATAAGAACCTGGAAGGCGGACCGCTCAGCGTAGGCAGGCGGGTCTATGAAAAAGGCCTGGCTCTCCATTCCCGCACCATTCTTGAATACGATATCAAAGGCTACTCCTCTTTCCGCTGCACGCTAGGACTCGATGATGCCATGGCAGGTTCGGCTCATGCACTGGTACGCATCGAAGGCGATGATAAGGTGCTGCTCTCTACCAACATTAACAGCCGCGAAAACAAACCGCAGCAGGTCAACGTCGATATCAAGGGGTTGCAGAAACTGCGAATCGTGGTCGATTATGGCGAAGATCTCGATCTGGGAGATCACATCAACCTCGCCGATGCCAGGCTCATCAAGTAA
- a CDS encoding BatA domain-containing protein codes for MFENVLNPFAWWGMLALAVPIIIHLINRLRYRKVHWAAMEFLLKAMQKNKRKLLLEQLLLLLLRCLLIALVALLFIRPRWFLGGAGNESGSVHHHYFLMDDSYSMSDLEDPSRPDGVSAFKRGTQLLADLAAAHSNSNALHHWTVLSWSNPAVPEFGSPLTSEKPEGFRMTPDALTRLRERFDEWKPTHLALTPLAAVQQANKYLETVTDGRRHIHIVSDFRLGTWRNSGDEVYSLLADLSRQGKVDVQLHDVAQPARSQVAGDVPPAHGNLGVTSILVKPRRVADSVMSPGDAPLRVVTPRLPFDVHVTVRNFGSAEHSRINLSLLSNQQQRAERILDRLAGAEERTLVFNMEYATDEPIGLKSLTVRLSDSENRDHLLVDNERYAQVELRSHVKVLLVDPEARSSQAASDWLYINAALTGTSRTGVQADIITPRELSARRNLSAYSVVYLLNIAGVGRSEGDLDEDGLRNITRYVRQGGSLAWFLGPRTNVSSFNDRLYQKGQGIFPVPLMLRPDPDGRKNFPFIDEEPDKDDFFAKVRFMKLHPAFPFTGEIADTFARFIHINRYFRIDPQWKPGEGSEVLMQLVNRRPLLLYRDQVRQLAEELNAVASQVPAGKLTSHVGKILASIVEADRKKARKGELIQALSAALSEPAAADFWKDKKNADLLKKFNDLQMLLLQGDPVVVEAAVTGGIRTGRVMAFMIPAAPSSIQGKDYGWHDMAVGDLGQFFFVPMILGVQDHLSGQSRNVELSNTALVQAQPLELRLEQDRYHPQVELWYQGPEEKEPAKVDTITGERFKSLFQPAPGKESGASMAEQFDWMVKIKAVKGPGHYRLKFNQVGTASGMSDTAVRGEASINLDTAKIPEERPLSFNLDGQQEGDMSRLSEDQIRESLADGLQKGVSKLPAGEAREFVQSKNWFVVNAIDTQALEALQSQTWSEFSWVLLLFLGLLMLEQYLAMKFSHHLA; via the coding sequence ATGTTCGAAAACGTGCTCAATCCGTTTGCCTGGTGGGGAATGCTGGCCCTGGCTGTCCCCATCATCATTCATTTGATCAACCGGCTCCGCTATCGGAAAGTCCACTGGGCTGCGATGGAATTTCTGCTCAAGGCCATGCAGAAAAACAAGCGCAAGCTGCTTCTCGAACAGTTACTATTGCTGCTGCTCCGCTGTCTGCTCATTGCACTTGTGGCCTTGCTATTCATCCGGCCACGGTGGTTTCTCGGTGGCGCCGGCAACGAATCGGGCTCGGTGCATCACCACTACTTTCTGATGGACGACAGCTACTCGATGTCTGATCTGGAAGACCCATCTCGCCCAGATGGTGTATCAGCATTCAAGCGTGGCACCCAGCTGCTGGCTGACCTGGCTGCAGCACATAGCAACAGTAATGCATTGCATCACTGGACGGTTCTCTCCTGGTCGAACCCGGCGGTGCCTGAATTCGGCTCGCCACTCACCAGCGAGAAGCCGGAAGGTTTCAGAATGACCCCAGATGCTCTCACCAGGCTTCGCGAGCGATTCGATGAGTGGAAGCCAACACATCTGGCACTCACGCCGCTAGCAGCAGTGCAGCAGGCTAACAAATACCTCGAAACAGTGACTGATGGCAGAAGGCACATTCATATCGTCAGTGATTTCCGATTGGGAACCTGGCGCAATTCAGGCGATGAGGTTTATTCCCTCCTGGCAGACCTGTCCCGGCAAGGCAAAGTAGATGTACAACTGCATGACGTGGCTCAGCCGGCCCGTTCTCAGGTCGCTGGTGATGTTCCCCCGGCACACGGCAACCTGGGCGTTACCAGCATTCTCGTCAAGCCTCGCCGTGTTGCGGACAGTGTAATGTCTCCGGGCGATGCACCGTTGCGTGTTGTCACTCCCCGACTGCCCTTTGATGTACATGTGACTGTCAGGAATTTTGGTTCCGCCGAGCACAGCAGGATCAATCTTTCCCTGCTCAGCAACCAGCAGCAGCGTGCCGAACGCATCCTCGACAGACTGGCCGGGGCTGAAGAACGCACGTTGGTTTTCAATATGGAGTACGCTACTGATGAACCGATAGGCCTGAAATCGCTGACGGTTCGCCTGTCCGACAGTGAAAATCGTGATCATCTTCTGGTGGACAATGAGCGTTATGCCCAAGTGGAGTTGCGGAGCCATGTGAAAGTGCTGCTGGTTGATCCGGAAGCCCGCAGCAGCCAGGCTGCCAGTGACTGGCTCTACATCAATGCTGCGCTGACTGGCACCAGCCGAACCGGCGTGCAGGCTGATATTATCACGCCACGCGAGTTGTCTGCACGACGCAATCTCTCAGCGTATTCGGTGGTTTACCTGCTGAATATTGCCGGTGTCGGTCGCAGCGAAGGCGATCTCGATGAAGATGGATTGCGTAACATCACACGATATGTCAGACAGGGAGGAAGTCTGGCCTGGTTTCTGGGACCACGCACGAATGTCTCCAGCTTTAACGACAGGTTGTACCAGAAAGGGCAGGGCATCTTTCCTGTTCCGCTGATGCTCAGACCTGATCCGGATGGCAGAAAAAATTTCCCGTTCATCGATGAAGAACCAGACAAGGATGATTTCTTTGCCAAGGTGCGGTTTATGAAACTGCATCCCGCCTTTCCCTTTACCGGTGAAATTGCCGACACCTTCGCACGCTTCATTCACATCAACCGCTACTTCCGAATCGATCCGCAATGGAAACCGGGTGAAGGATCCGAAGTGCTGATGCAACTCGTTAATCGCAGGCCGCTGCTCCTCTACCGGGATCAGGTGCGACAATTAGCAGAAGAACTCAATGCAGTGGCGTCCCAGGTGCCTGCCGGCAAGCTGACTTCGCATGTTGGTAAAATCCTGGCCAGCATCGTGGAAGCTGACAGAAAGAAAGCACGTAAGGGTGAACTGATCCAAGCACTCAGTGCTGCACTATCAGAACCTGCTGCAGCAGATTTCTGGAAGGACAAGAAGAATGCGGACTTGCTCAAGAAGTTTAATGACCTTCAGATGCTCCTACTGCAGGGCGATCCTGTGGTCGTGGAAGCTGCGGTCACCGGCGGTATTCGCACTGGCCGGGTCATGGCATTTATGATTCCTGCCGCCCCAAGCAGCATTCAAGGCAAGGACTACGGCTGGCATGATATGGCAGTGGGCGACCTGGGTCAGTTCTTCTTTGTCCCCATGATACTGGGAGTACAGGATCATTTGTCCGGACAATCGCGTAATGTGGAACTGTCGAATACTGCACTGGTTCAAGCCCAGCCGCTCGAACTGCGACTCGAACAGGACAGATATCATCCCCAGGTGGAACTCTGGTATCAGGGGCCTGAAGAAAAGGAGCCAGCCAAGGTTGATACAATCACAGGCGAACGCTTCAAGTCCCTGTTCCAACCAGCACCCGGGAAGGAATCGGGTGCCAGCATGGCGGAACAATTCGACTGGATGGTGAAAATCAAGGCGGTGAAAGGCCCAGGTCATTATCGCTTGAAGTTCAACCAGGTGGGTACAGCATCAGGTATGAGCGATACAGCAGTCCGTGGCGAAGCCAGCATTAATCTGGATACTGCCAAGATACCGGAAGAACGGCCATTGTCATTCAATCTGGATGGGCAACAGGAAGGTGATATGTCCCGCCTTTCGGAAGATCAGATACGGGAATCTTTGGCCGATGGTCTGCAGAAAGGTGTCAGCAAACTGCCAGCTGGCGAAGCACGTGAATTTGTTCAATCGAAAAACTGGTTTGTCGTCAATGCAATTGATACACAGGCTCTGGAAGCGTTGCAGTCGCAAACCTGGTCGGAATTCTCCTGGGTGCTGCTCCTCTTCCTGGGTCTATTGATGCTGGAGCAGTACCTGGCTATGAAGTTCAGTCATCATCTGGCATGA